A stretch of DNA from Schizosaccharomyces osmophilus chromosome 2, complete sequence:
GTCAAGAAAATATCACTAATGAGGGTGAGAGGGATGATTTTTGTGTCGAAAGCACCATGAACAGAGTTGATGAAATTGCCCCATTTTACCCTTCCTTCAATTCCTGTCGAGGAAACGAAGAACAACATAAGCGTCCTGGCTTTATGCATGTTGAGGATGAGTCAAATCTTATGTTAAAAAATGTCACTCCGAATTACGATTTTGATCCCAATTTAACTTCTGACCCGATTGGAGTACGGGTGCTTTCCATCTCGCCTTTCGACCAGGAAGACTATTTCCCGTATAATCGTTATGGCTATACCCGTATATTCCCAAACATCACCTTTTATAGCGGAACTGTTGGTTACGAAACGCCTAGCCCAATCTCCACCCCCGACTCTTCTCTTGATCTTGTGCCAGCTACAGATGATCCGAGTATTGCACCAGTTTTTAGTACATCAATAAGAACACCTAGGAGACCTAATTCACTGTCAACGCAGGGCAAGCGACAAATTACCTCTGCAAACGGTCGTTCAGCTTCTGTTCCACTCTATACTTCACGAACTTGTACCCAGCGTTGCGCATCAAGTAATGCACAACTTGCTCATTCGTCGGGAAGGAGTAACAGTAACTCTATGTTCCGCAAGAtttcttcccttttttcTCCTCAAAAGAAACCCTACTCAGTGAATTATTAAACTATGGTTTTAGTATAATTAATGTTGTTGAAATTGttgtttcaaaattaaTAACTAGGTTTTTacgtaatttttttttaaatatgaAAGTGGGTGAAATGACTGATGACTTTAATGAGATTCTGTGGTCATGataaatattttgataCTATTTCAGCTTTTCTCTTCTACAAATTTTTGTATGGATATTATTCTTCTATTGATAGTTTCCATTGGTATATTTCAATGATaattgaattcttttcgtAATTAAGtgcttcatttttgtaGTAGACGAAATAAGCACATAACACATAGGTATTAAAACATCACATGCGTTTACCCGTGTACAAGACAATACCTTTTGGCAAACCatttaaaagaaaccatCTACTTGCACTCAATTCGTCTAGCTATAATTTTGTTGGTACatgtgtaaacaaacgcgACGCGTCGTGGCTTCAATTTTCGCGTCGCGATCTAAATTAAATAAGATATAAAGGATAGCTGAGGTAGTAGAACCTTGTAATTGTTTATTCTCATCAAAAATCAATAACGTTTATAATgagtttttttgttcaaaaactttctgATAAAGCTACAGTACCTACAAAAGGCTCTGCTCTGGCCGCTGGCTATGACTTGTATGCATCAGCCGAATGCACTATTGCTGCCAATGGAAAAGCTTTGATAGACACAGATTTGTCAATTGCTGTTCCACAAGGCACTTACGGACGCATTGCTCCACGAAGCGGACTTGCCGCTAAGCACTTCATTGACGTTGGTGCCGGTGTTATTGACGCTGACTATCGTGGACACGTTCGCGTTTTGCTCTTCAACCATGGGGGCTCTGATTTCCCAGTCAAAGTCGGTGACCGTATTGCCCAGATTATATTAGAAAGAATTATCACCCCTCCTGTTTTGCAGGTTGAGAACTTGGAGGCTACTGTTCGTGGCTCTGGCGGTTTTGGAAGCACCGGTGCTTAAAAATCTAGGATGTGATATATGATTTTGTAAGAGTTGACAGAACTCGTGCATTTTCGTTTAAgtttctttgatgaacCATTCCttatgtatatgtataatAGAATCTGATTCCCTTTTTTGTgtaatttatatttttactCTGTAGTCTCAGGATTGTAGAACTAATTAATATTGCCGCATCTTTTATTTGGATTCCTCTAAACAATTTGATGAGAGTAATAACCGACTTTATGATTAAATTACGCTTCTAACCTATACTCCAGTGTTAAACAACAGCTGAGTACCCTGAATGACCCTTTGTAATTTAGTAATAAATTAAGGTACTGAAGGAAACATCCGAGGTTTATTGGAAGCTGAACTAGAAAATTGTACGACTGTTACATTCGTCAAAGGTTCCATAAATTTGACACCCAACTTGCATGTGAATTTGAGACGAGGATCTGTCTTTGAAGTGTCAGACAAGAGGAACCAACAGGCGGTTTGATCTGTAATACGAGCCAAGAAAAAACGGAAGGGTTAAAGAATTTTAAAGAGAAGTGTTGTTCAGGTAAGATGTACTTTTATGAGTTCTCACGACGAAGGATACGAATATTGTCTAAGAACAACTGAACCCTCCTATCCCAAGATGGCTCGACGCCTTCTTTAGCACGCATAGCTCGTTCACGTAAGCCCGCAGTATTATTGAATTCGACTTCTAATTCATGACGTTTCGTGGATTCGTACCTTGGATCATTTTGAATTGTCATGGTAAGATCAATTTTAACATCTTGGTGTTGGTACCCAACACGATCCTTGATTCTAGTCAACAAAGGGGAAGTCTCTTGGGAAGGCATAGAAACGGGAACTTCATCACTAATGGAAATTCTGACATCAAAGGCATCATTAGGGCAGTATAGGTATAGGTCAGCAACTCGACGTTTCATTACGCAAGCAAGGACTCGATTATCTTTCTGGTCTCGAGTTACACGGACTCTATCATGGCCATGACTTTTAGAGTCATAAAACAAATCCACCTGCTTCACGTGTTTATAGACAATTGGAATTCGGCCGGGTCTTTGTGATTCTCTAAATGCActgttcaaaaattcattaaagtGTTTGTGTTCTGAAGCAGGCATATCGCTCTGAAACCGAGTCCGAAGATTGAACTCTGGATTTAATACGGTTTCACTCAAGACCGGAAATTCAAACCGACTTTGGGAATCAAGGTCTATCAATGTGCCAAGTTTCGCTTCAATCTGCATTATAAGAATTAGATACGAGTGCATTCAGGCGGACGATAATCTAGAAACCCTTTGAGACTTGACTTACCTCAATGTTTTCCACAGGCTCATTAGTCAAATAATGAAGTAGAAAATTCGAAACTGTTCGAGTTGTATCATGTAGAACAGGCTTATTTAGAATATTTATTTCCGGTTTTGTAACTGCAACGGTTTTCGGTTTTTTCTTATCACTCTCTGTTGTCTCGGGTTCGTTTTCAATTGTCCGCTTTTTTTCAACCTTTGAAAGGTCATTTTTGTCGTGTACTAACCCTTTAAAATCCATTTCGTTAAGACGGGTCTGAGCTTCGCTTTTGGTGAAGTCTTGAATGTCTGTCTGATTTGGTTTTCGAACCATTTTGAGATTTTGGActtcaaacaaaatattatgGTTTTCTGTGTGGTTCAAAAAAGCTCTCACAAGGAAAACGATCCAATTCTGACAAAGATGATTGTAATTCAGTTATAGATTAACAGTCTCCAACATTAGGCTAAATGACACTGTAGAAAAAAGTTGAGGGTACGTCTCTCTTTACTTATTTCAGTCAGTAAACCTTTTATGTTAATAATCTTATGGCGTCTTAAGTGGTAAAGTACTAGTTCCCTTAGGGAAAAAGAGAACCCTCAAATTGAGGATAGAATAGAGCAATAAGAGTAGCTCCTGTTTAATGACTGTCTGTCTTTACACGCTTTCCTATGTTTAACGCTCATTCCATGTCTCCCACTGAAATACTTAGATCCTTCGCCTTAATTGTTGCTTACAGCTGCAAGGGTTTGACACCGTAAAATTGTTTCATcttagttttctttttctttgagtTTTCTCTCCAATTCAGCATTTTAGTTACTGGCAATTAGTAggttttctgtttcttttattcagCACAATTACGGCAACCTCCAAATTGTTAAACATTGCATTCAAGTTGctcaatttttaaatatacattaaataaatgaatgaaaatttggGTAGGTCccaaataaacaaacatctTGGAATCTCTTATTAGGCTGACTTCCAACATTCATAGGTATTATGCAACACATATACCATTCATCTAAGAGGGTCAGACTGTTCGATTTTTGAGTTAAGTTTTAGAAAGATACAAAGATATTT
This window harbors:
- the dut1 gene encoding deoxyuridine 5'-triphosphate nucleotidohydrolase, which codes for MSFFVQKLSDKATVPTKGSALAAGYDLYASAECTIAANGKALIDTDLSIAVPQGTYGRIAPRSGLAAKHFIDVGAGVIDADYRGHVRVLLFNHGGSDFPVKVGDRIAQIILERIITPPVLQVENLEATVRGSGGFGSTGA
- the pct1 gene encoding RNA 5'-triphosphatase; translated protein: MHSYLILIMQIEAKLGTLIDLDSQSRFEFPVLSETVLNPEFNLRTRFQSDMPASEHKHFNEFLNSAFRESQRPGRIPIVYKHVKQVDLFYDSKSHGHDRVRVTRDQKDNRVLACVMKRRVADLYLYCPNDAFDVRISISDEVPVSMPSQETSPLLTRIKDRVGYQHQDVKIDLTMTIQNDPRYESTKRHELEVEFNNTAGLRERAMRAKEGVEPSWDRRVQLFLDNIRILRRENS
- a CDS encoding RNA 5'-triphosphatase; protein product: MVRKPNQTDIQDFTKSEAQTRLNEMDFKGLVHDKNDLSKVEKKRTIENEPETTESDKKKPKTVAVTKPEINILNKPVLHDTTRTVSNFLLHYLTNEPVENIEVSQVSKGF